A portion of the Streptomyces sp. NBC_01335 genome contains these proteins:
- a CDS encoding Gfo/Idh/MocA family protein — protein sequence MTDIRLGLIGAGAVGVLHARAAATTPGVRVTAVCDLVEATARGVAEPLGAAVFTDHRALIASGTVDAVVVNTPHALHTAIVTDSADAGLHVLVEKPMATNSAECTVMERACADAGVVLFVGHIQHFLPPMAAARAALDAGAVGELLAVSDWRSTDYRPGSRPAWFFDPAVSGGGVFVNIGTHCVDRLVWLAGRRVRAVSATAVHRAGALPGIETDMMARLELEGGLVGHIGVTSTGLPSRDELLLIGERGAIRVARGSGATLHTEHAPGSAPTVLAAESPQDVPRAFAAQLAAFGAAVRGEQAPAVSADHGRHVVEVVEAVYRSSGTGERAGTPAPVGAPAA from the coding sequence GTGACGGACATTCGGCTCGGTCTGATCGGCGCCGGCGCGGTCGGCGTCCTGCACGCGCGGGCCGCCGCGACCACCCCCGGGGTACGTGTCACCGCCGTCTGCGACCTGGTGGAAGCGACCGCGCGCGGGGTCGCCGAGCCCCTGGGCGCCGCCGTGTTCACCGACCACCGCGCGCTGATCGCCTCGGGTACCGTCGACGCCGTCGTGGTCAACACCCCGCACGCGCTGCACACCGCGATCGTGACCGACAGCGCGGACGCCGGGCTGCACGTCCTGGTCGAGAAGCCGATGGCCACCAACTCCGCCGAGTGCACGGTCATGGAGCGTGCCTGCGCGGACGCCGGGGTGGTGCTCTTCGTGGGGCACATCCAGCACTTCCTGCCCCCGATGGCGGCGGCCCGCGCGGCCCTCGACGCGGGTGCCGTCGGCGAACTCCTCGCCGTCAGCGACTGGCGCTCCACCGACTACCGGCCGGGCAGCCGCCCCGCCTGGTTCTTCGACCCGGCCGTCTCCGGCGGCGGCGTCTTCGTCAACATCGGTACGCACTGCGTGGACCGGCTCGTCTGGCTGGCGGGCCGCCGGGTCCGCGCGGTCAGCGCCACCGCCGTGCACCGGGCCGGTGCGCTGCCCGGCATCGAGACCGACATGATGGCCCGGCTGGAACTGGAAGGCGGCCTCGTCGGGCACATCGGGGTCACCAGCACCGGACTGCCCTCCCGCGACGAACTGCTGCTGATCGGCGAGCGCGGCGCGATCCGGGTGGCACGCGGCTCCGGCGCGACCCTGCACACCGAGCACGCGCCCGGCAGCGCCCCCACGGTGCTCGCCGCCGAATCCCCCCAGGACGTGCCCCGGGCGTTCGCCGCGCAACTCGCCGCTTTCGGTGCGGCGGTACGCGGCGAACAGGCCCCGGCCGTCTCGGCGGACCACGGACGGCACGTCGTCGAGGTCGTCGAGGCCGTCTACCGCTCCAGCGGCACCGGCGAGCGCGCCGGGACCCCCGCCCCGGTCGGCGCTCCCGCCGCCTGA
- a CDS encoding polysaccharide lyase family 8 super-sandwich domain-containing protein — MHETTAVPFGRRGFLSALALAAAGAAGGLQLLPGATPAAADGDAFDVLRESWAVLLTGGDIDATDADYAPALAVLSTTATDLWNTMAPDTGAGSLWPGQPLTVPANITAGYKALASLATAYATEGTTATDGTGRALHGSAGLGADIVAGLDFLHARAYHATAVESGNWWEWEIGCPVALTNAMTLVHPLLTEDRIADWTAAIDHFVPDPTKNRYGADRTTSTGANRVDLCQVVALRGVLGRSDERLAAAVAGLSDVFPYVTSDDGLYADGSFVQHTYIPYTGTYGMVLLRGLTSLFQLLHGSPHEVTDPAAAHIHTSVDTAFAPWIWNGLCMDAVRGRAVSRATETDFYDGNLTAQAVLRAALSAPATAQATRFKGLAKGWITRGEAYAPYSATAGIAGVALAAPVLNDSGIEALPEPVGHVQFPNMDRAVHRGRGWALALALSSARIARYESMNGENLHGWHTGDGMAYLYLAGDPGHFTDDFWPTADPKRMPGTTTDALALADAAGTGTRPAAAWAGGASLGGAYGSVGLDFRSYGSTLTAKKSWFCLDDSVVCLGAGITGGSGAEVSTTVEHRNLGAPGARTPNLTVDGTAQPSTAGWSATLAVTGWAHLAGVGGYLFPGGATVTAGRTDRTGSWHDINTGGTTTATTRRYLTLGLSHGTAPANGAYAYVLLPGADASRTAARAAAPTVEILANTPAVQAIRDNGSGVVAANFFTAGTAAGITVGAPCSVILRRTGSTLTVAVSDPTHTASPVTVRLVHTGTAVRTDPRITVDTAAPTLAFTVNTAGAAGATAEAVFTVTGAALAPVADGYVRDGAYAGTSYGTATTLVVKNATGSGYNRQSYLAFDTSALTGRVTSAALSVHGFVSDSGGTDAVVTAYGVAGTDWTEPALTWNTRPGLGAARADAAATAVPSWLTFDVTAHVTAAAPGPVSLALAQAAPGLAVVLNSRENKVYPPVLTVTLG, encoded by the coding sequence GTGCACGAGACCACCGCCGTACCGTTCGGCCGCCGCGGCTTCCTGTCCGCCCTGGCGCTGGCCGCGGCCGGCGCCGCGGGCGGCCTCCAGCTGCTGCCCGGCGCCACCCCGGCGGCAGCCGACGGCGACGCCTTCGACGTCCTGCGCGAGAGCTGGGCCGTCCTGCTGACCGGCGGCGACATCGACGCCACCGACGCCGACTACGCCCCCGCGCTCGCCGTGCTCTCGACCACCGCCACCGACCTGTGGAACACCATGGCGCCGGACACCGGGGCCGGCTCCCTCTGGCCCGGCCAACCACTCACCGTCCCCGCCAACATCACCGCCGGATACAAGGCGCTCGCCTCGCTCGCCACCGCGTACGCCACCGAGGGCACCACGGCCACCGACGGCACCGGGCGCGCCCTGCACGGCTCCGCCGGGCTCGGCGCCGACATCGTGGCCGGGCTCGACTTCCTGCACGCCCGGGCGTACCACGCCACGGCCGTGGAGAGCGGCAACTGGTGGGAGTGGGAGATCGGCTGCCCCGTCGCCCTCACCAACGCCATGACCCTCGTGCACCCGCTGCTCACCGAGGACCGGATCGCCGACTGGACGGCGGCGATCGACCACTTCGTGCCCGACCCCACCAAGAACCGCTACGGCGCCGACCGCACCACCTCCACCGGCGCCAATCGCGTCGACCTGTGCCAGGTCGTCGCCCTGCGCGGCGTCCTCGGCCGCAGCGACGAACGCCTCGCCGCCGCCGTCGCGGGCCTCTCCGACGTGTTCCCGTACGTCACCTCTGACGACGGGCTCTACGCCGACGGGTCCTTCGTCCAGCACACGTACATCCCCTACACCGGCACGTACGGCATGGTGCTGCTGCGCGGCCTCACCAGCCTCTTCCAACTGCTGCACGGCTCCCCGCACGAGGTGACCGACCCCGCCGCAGCGCACATCCACACCTCGGTCGACACCGCCTTCGCCCCCTGGATCTGGAACGGCCTCTGCATGGACGCGGTCCGCGGGCGGGCGGTCAGCCGCGCCACCGAGACCGACTTCTACGACGGCAACCTCACCGCCCAGGCCGTGCTGCGCGCCGCGCTCTCCGCCCCGGCCACCGCCCAGGCCACCCGCTTCAAGGGCCTGGCGAAGGGGTGGATCACCCGGGGCGAGGCGTACGCCCCCTACAGCGCCACCGCGGGGATCGCGGGGGTCGCCCTCGCCGCCCCCGTGCTGAACGACAGCGGCATCGAGGCCCTCCCCGAACCGGTCGGGCACGTCCAGTTCCCGAACATGGACCGGGCCGTGCACCGGGGCAGGGGCTGGGCCCTCGCGCTCGCCCTCTCCTCCGCGCGCATCGCCCGGTACGAGTCGATGAACGGCGAGAACCTGCACGGCTGGCACACCGGCGACGGCATGGCCTACCTCTACCTCGCCGGCGACCCCGGCCACTTCACCGACGACTTCTGGCCCACCGCCGACCCGAAGCGCATGCCCGGCACCACCACCGACGCCCTCGCCCTCGCCGACGCCGCCGGTACGGGCACCCGGCCCGCCGCCGCCTGGGCGGGCGGGGCGAGCCTCGGCGGCGCGTACGGCAGCGTCGGCCTCGATTTCCGGAGCTACGGATCGACCCTCACCGCGAAGAAGTCCTGGTTCTGCCTGGACGACTCCGTCGTCTGCCTCGGCGCGGGCATCACCGGCGGCAGCGGGGCCGAGGTCTCCACCACCGTCGAGCACCGCAACCTCGGCGCCCCCGGGGCCCGCACCCCGAACCTCACCGTCGACGGCACCGCCCAGCCCTCCACCGCGGGCTGGTCCGCCACCCTCGCCGTCACCGGCTGGGCGCACCTGGCCGGGGTCGGCGGCTACCTTTTCCCCGGCGGCGCCACCGTCACCGCAGGCCGCACCGACCGCACCGGCTCCTGGCACGACATCAACACCGGCGGCACCACCACCGCCACCACCCGGCGCTACCTCACCCTCGGCCTCTCCCACGGCACCGCCCCGGCGAACGGCGCGTACGCCTACGTCCTGCTGCCGGGCGCCGACGCCTCCCGCACGGCGGCCCGCGCGGCCGCTCCCACCGTGGAGATCCTCGCCAACACCCCGGCCGTACAGGCGATCCGGGACAACGGCTCCGGAGTCGTCGCCGCCAACTTCTTCACGGCCGGAACGGCCGCGGGCATCACGGTCGGCGCCCCCTGCTCGGTGATCCTGCGCCGCACAGGGTCCACGCTGACCGTGGCGGTTTCCGACCCCACGCACACCGCGTCCCCGGTCACCGTACGGCTCGTCCACACCGGCACGGCGGTGCGTACCGACCCCCGGATCACCGTCGACACCGCCGCGCCCACACTCGCCTTCACCGTGAACACGGCGGGCGCCGCCGGAGCCACCGCCGAGGCCGTCTTCACGGTCACCGGCGCGGCCCTCGCCCCCGTCGCGGACGGGTACGTCCGGGACGGCGCGTACGCCGGCACCTCCTACGGCACCGCCACCACCCTGGTGGTGAAGAACGCCACGGGCAGCGGCTACAACCGCCAGTCGTACCTCGCCTTCGACACCTCGGCCCTCACCGGCCGGGTCACCTCCGCCGCCCTCTCGGTGCACGGCTTCGTCTCGGACTCCGGCGGCACCGACGCCGTCGTCACCGCGTACGGAGTGGCCGGCACCGACTGGACCGAACCCGCCCTCACCTGGAACACCCGCCCCGGCCTCGGCGCGGCCCGCGCGGACGCCGCGGCCACCGCCGTACCGTCCTGGCTCACCTTCGACGTCACCGCCCACGTCACGGCGGCGGCCCCCGGACCGGTCTCCCTCGCCCTGGCCCAGGCGGCGCCGGGACTCGCCGTGGTCCTCAACTCCCGTGAGAACAAGGTGTATCCGCCGGTGCTGACGGTGACGCTCGGCTGA
- a CDS encoding WXG100-like domain-containing protein, with translation MDAHHVPPELQNLLLVVVGNKWPTGDETALRAEAAAWRACAETTRSCAEDVAVVRARVGAGLQGQSREAIDGFLDRLAGPGEDGVLPLTITCCEEAAEALDALANEIETLRIEIIGALAVLAVQLMIDMTVLLLWGGPAAAAGEIAAARMLCVAFLRRAVTHALVRVAESAVAQVGFALLAQVVELGRHHRTSLDGDELAVAAVNGAVGGAVGFGAGLLGAGLTRGVTKGAGLAGLGAAGSRAAGVVSGIGFSALAGSAEGAAQDAVFGLSGDWIPGAANGAFNGAWGARHTGMNPRNIGSISPADHLEKLVDGIPKAPVAAAGAELEPGPGRPERPASPERPVSPVAPASPPPAGTPTVEGPPEQPLPQSLVETPPVTVTTETVARPSPPTAPHTGSATGEEGHEVWQDVDVTRVLLGQDPRPGARRPTDDFDPGANPWDDAVTEAGAGS, from the coding sequence ATGGACGCCCACCATGTGCCGCCGGAGTTGCAGAACCTGCTCCTCGTCGTCGTCGGCAACAAGTGGCCGACCGGCGACGAGACCGCTCTGCGCGCCGAGGCGGCGGCATGGCGCGCGTGCGCGGAGACGACGCGCTCCTGCGCCGAGGACGTGGCCGTGGTCCGGGCGCGGGTCGGGGCGGGGCTCCAGGGGCAGTCCCGCGAGGCGATCGACGGGTTCCTCGACCGACTGGCCGGACCCGGCGAGGACGGCGTACTGCCGCTGACCATCACCTGCTGCGAGGAGGCCGCCGAGGCGCTGGACGCGCTGGCCAACGAGATCGAGACCTTGCGCATCGAGATCATCGGCGCGCTGGCCGTACTCGCGGTCCAGCTGATGATCGACATGACCGTCCTGCTGCTGTGGGGCGGTCCCGCGGCGGCCGCCGGGGAGATCGCCGCCGCCCGGATGCTGTGCGTGGCCTTCCTGCGGCGCGCGGTCACCCACGCGCTCGTCCGCGTCGCCGAATCGGCGGTGGCCCAGGTCGGATTCGCCCTGCTGGCCCAGGTCGTCGAGCTGGGCCGGCACCACCGCACCTCCCTGGACGGTGACGAGTTGGCGGTGGCCGCGGTCAACGGCGCGGTGGGAGGCGCGGTCGGCTTCGGGGCGGGCCTGCTCGGCGCCGGACTGACCCGCGGCGTGACCAAGGGCGCCGGCCTGGCGGGACTGGGAGCCGCGGGGAGCCGCGCCGCCGGCGTGGTGTCGGGGATCGGCTTCTCCGCGCTGGCTGGTTCCGCCGAAGGGGCCGCGCAGGACGCGGTGTTCGGGCTCTCCGGCGACTGGATCCCGGGGGCGGCCAACGGAGCGTTCAACGGCGCCTGGGGCGCCCGCCACACCGGGATGAACCCGAGGAACATCGGATCGATCTCGCCGGCGGACCACCTGGAGAAGCTGGTCGACGGAATACCGAAGGCGCCGGTGGCGGCGGCCGGTGCCGAACTCGAACCCGGACCCGGACGGCCCGAGCGACCCGCCTCACCCGAGCGACCCGTCTCACCCGTTGCACCCGCATCACCCCCGCCGGCCGGGACGCCGACGGTGGAGGGCCCGCCGGAGCAGCCCCTCCCTCAGTCGCTGGTGGAGACCCCACCGGTGACGGTCACGACGGAGACCGTCGCGCGGCCGTCGCCGCCCACCGCACCGCATACCGGGTCGGCCACCGGCGAGGAAGGCCACGAGGTCTGGCAGGACGTGGACGTGACCCGTGTGCTGCTGGGGCAGGACCCCCGGCCCGGAGCCCGACGGCCGACGGACGACTTCGACCCCGGCGCGAACCCCTGGGACGACGCCGTCACGGAAGCCGGCGCCGGGAGCTGA